The Clarias gariepinus isolate MV-2021 ecotype Netherlands chromosome 7, CGAR_prim_01v2, whole genome shotgun sequence genome includes a window with the following:
- the bnc1 gene encoding zinc finger protein basonuclin-1 isoform X1: MSQAICCTLVNCTCDSFRPGKLKRRQCENCRHGWVAHALSKLKMQHVYDGGQVEIVHSNVVFDICSLMLYGTQAIPVRLKILLDRLFSVLKQDEVIKILNALDWTLQDYIRGYVLQDVAGKVLDRWAIMTFEEEIATLQQFLRFGETKSIVELMALQDKEGQAVIVPTVRANSDIRSFIESSMQRPSVPPTTEPLSRNNGHHFESLVQNMTFMLPLQLLNSVPAPLLRSRADSRQQETPARQEISDSNPDTSSHFASDAEREDLPMERSSTNIESDDFTLSDTYSSPSTPCPPSISSDIAQASPESKIRSGIGMKKGRVFCSACEKTFYDKGTLKIHYNAVHLKIKHKCTIEGCNMVFSSLRSRNRHSANPNPRLHMPMNRNNRDRDVRDGLGDEAEKRDLSRSVSNYISNSEPKLHSSFPSISHSGIVFPNLKTVQPVLPFYRSLVTPAELANTPGNLPSLPLLSSSSVPVSIGDMESNTEPVPKKKSRKSSMPIKIEKDELEERSSSNDDEDDDDPPASMESATDCVVKTECDENGVVHPSIHHSVLTNFSHTEEPQTEDKHQAQGCSLTHSPSSFSNIQRDLIDFGEQTRSHNLDLRPTADVALSSTPCKSEVRADADGDLQIVCADDEDELLHHCDSCNKTFKNSYSAKMHYRSVHLKEMHVCTVAGCNAAFPSRRSRDRHSANLNLHHKLLTKDHYVFTPSCKDITTDSHPEFPSKDHLSQTSVIFKGTNCTGLVFPMSKSSEIVEDPVEDEAVLDLSTRGSGHSSSWDSDAGSEEELPLEDSDENESCDGLNSSAVGHGQQVNNSSSPITCHVCQKVYSNKGTFRAHYKTVHLRLLHKCKVPGCDTTFSSVRSRNRHSQNPNLHRNLLTNNSTVSQE, encoded by the exons ATGTCtcag gCGATCTGCTGCACGCTGGTGAATTGTACCTGCGACAGTTTCAGACCGGGGAAACTGAAACGTCGTCAGTGTGAGAACTGCAGGCACGGATGGGTCGCTCACg ctctgAGCAAGCTGAAGATGCAGCACGTGTATGACGGCGGTCAGGTGGAGATCGTTCACTCCAACGTGGTGTTTGATATCTGCAGCCTGATGCTGTACGGGACGCAGGCCATCCCCGTGCGCCTGAAGATCCTCCTCGACCGCCTCTTCAGCGTCCTCAAGCAGGACGAGGTCATCAAAATCCTCAACGCACTCGACTGGACGCTACAGGACTATATACGGGGTTACGTCCTGcag gATGTGGCTGGCAAAGTGCTGGACCGCTGGGCCATCATGACCTTCGAGGAGGAAATTGCGACCCTGCAGCAGTTCCTCCGCTTTGGAGAGACGAAGTCCATCGTTGAGCTGATGGCACTGCAGGACAAAGAGGGGCAGGCGGTCATCGTGCCGACAGTTCGAGCAAACTCGGACATCCGTAGCTTCATAGAGAGCAGCATGCAGCGTCCATCAGTGCCACCCACGACCGAGCCTCTAAGCAGAAACAACGGCCACCACTTTGAGAGTTTAGTCCAGAACATGACCTTCATGCTGCCTTTGCAGTTGCTCAACTCTGTCCCTGCACCGCTGCTCAGGTCCAGAGCAGATTCTCGCCAGCAGGAGACGCCGGCACGACAGGAAATTTCAGATTCAAACCCAGACACCTCCTCTCACTTTGCCTCTGATGCAGAAAGAGAAGATTTACCCATGGAGAGATCAAGCACCAATATAGAGTCGGATGACTTCACACTGAGCGATACATATTCCTCACCCTCGACACCTTGCCCACCCTCGATCAGCTCGGATATTGCCCAAGCGTCGCCAGAGTCCAAAATCCGTTCAGGAATTGGGATGAAAAAGGGCCGTGTTTTCTGCAGTGCCTGTGAAAAGACCTTTTATGACAAAGGAACCCTGAAGATCCACTACAATGCTGTTCACCTCAAGATCAAGCACAAGTGCACTATTGAGGGATGCAACATGGTCTTCAGCTCTCTGAGAAGCCGCAACCGGCACAGTGCCAACCCGAACCCGCGCCTGCACATGCCCATGAACCGAAACAATCGGGACAGGGATGTGAGGGATGGACTCGGGGACGAGGCTGAGAAGCGGGACCTAAGCAGGTCCGTCTCCAACTACATAAGCAACTCCGAGCCCAAACTCCACAGCTCTTTTCCAAGCATCAGCCACAGTGGGATTGTTTTCCCGAACCTGAAGACCGTCCAGCCGGTGCTGCCATTCTACCGTAGCCTGGTGACGCCTGCTGAGCTCGCCAACACACCCGGCAACCTGCCCTCCCTGCCTCTACTGTCCTCTTCGTCTGTGCCTGTAAGCATAGGAGACATGGAGAGCAACACTGAGCCAGTGCCCAAGAAGAAATCCCGTAAATCCAGCATGCCCATAAAGATAGAGAAAGATGAGCTGGAGGAGCGCAGCAGCTCAAacgatgatgaagatgatgatgatcctCCTGCAAGTATGGAATCTGCGACAGACTGTGTAGTGAAGACAGAATGTGATGAGAATGGTGTTGTTCATCCTTCAATCCATCACTCTGTCCTCACCAATTTTTCTCATACAGAAGAGCCACAAACGGAGGACAAACACCAAGCCCAGGGGTGCAGTCTCACCCACTCCCCGTCTTCCTTCAGCAACATACAAAGAGACTTAATTGATTTTGGGGAACAAACCCGCAGTCATAACTTGGATCTCCGTCCTACGGCTGACGTGGCATTGAGCAGCACACCCTGCAAGTCAGAGGTCCGCGCAGACGCCGATGGTGACCTACAGATTGTGTGTGCAGATGATGAAGACGAGCTGCTGCATCACTGCGACAGTTgcaataaaacctttaaaaactcCTACAGCGCCAAAATGCATTACCGCAGCGTCCACTTGAAGGAGATGCACGTGTGCACCGTAGCAGGCTGCAACGCTGCATTCCCGTCCCGCAGGAGCAGAGACAG ACACAGTGCAAATCTGAATTTACACCACAAGCTGTTGACCAAAGATCACTACGTCTTCACTCCGTCCTGCAAAGACATCACCACTGATTCTCACCCTGAGTTCCCTTCTAAAGATCATCTGAGCCAGACGTCTGTCATCTTCAAGGGTACAAACTGCACGGGCCTCGTGTTTCCCATGAGTAAATCCTCTGAGATCGTCGAGGATCCAGTGGAGGACGAGGCCGTGTTGGACCTAAGCACCCGAGGAAGTGGTCACTCTTCTTCCTGGGACTCGGACGCAGGGAGTGAGGAGGAGCTCCCCCTGGAGGACAGCGACGAGAACGAGAGCTGTGACGGGCTAAACTCCAGTGCGGTGGGTCACGGGCAGCAGGTCAATAACTCTTCTTCACCTATCACCTGTCACGTCTGCCAGAAGGTTTACAGCAACAAGGGCACATTCCGGGCGCACTACAAAACCGTGCACCTTCGGCTTCTGCACAAGTGCAAGGTACCAGGGTGCGACACCACATTCTCGTCAGTCAGGAGCCGCAACCGGCACAGCCAGAACCCGAATCTACACCGGAATCTTCTGACAAACAACAGCACCGTCAGTCAGGAGTAA
- the bnc1 gene encoding zinc finger protein basonuclin-1 isoform X2: MQHVYDGGQVEIVHSNVVFDICSLMLYGTQAIPVRLKILLDRLFSVLKQDEVIKILNALDWTLQDYIRGYVLQDVAGKVLDRWAIMTFEEEIATLQQFLRFGETKSIVELMALQDKEGQAVIVPTVRANSDIRSFIESSMQRPSVPPTTEPLSRNNGHHFESLVQNMTFMLPLQLLNSVPAPLLRSRADSRQQETPARQEISDSNPDTSSHFASDAEREDLPMERSSTNIESDDFTLSDTYSSPSTPCPPSISSDIAQASPESKIRSGIGMKKGRVFCSACEKTFYDKGTLKIHYNAVHLKIKHKCTIEGCNMVFSSLRSRNRHSANPNPRLHMPMNRNNRDRDVRDGLGDEAEKRDLSRSVSNYISNSEPKLHSSFPSISHSGIVFPNLKTVQPVLPFYRSLVTPAELANTPGNLPSLPLLSSSSVPVSIGDMESNTEPVPKKKSRKSSMPIKIEKDELEERSSSNDDEDDDDPPASMESATDCVVKTECDENGVVHPSIHHSVLTNFSHTEEPQTEDKHQAQGCSLTHSPSSFSNIQRDLIDFGEQTRSHNLDLRPTADVALSSTPCKSEVRADADGDLQIVCADDEDELLHHCDSCNKTFKNSYSAKMHYRSVHLKEMHVCTVAGCNAAFPSRRSRDRHSANLNLHHKLLTKDHYVFTPSCKDITTDSHPEFPSKDHLSQTSVIFKGTNCTGLVFPMSKSSEIVEDPVEDEAVLDLSTRGSGHSSSWDSDAGSEEELPLEDSDENESCDGLNSSAVGHGQQVNNSSSPITCHVCQKVYSNKGTFRAHYKTVHLRLLHKCKVPGCDTTFSSVRSRNRHSQNPNLHRNLLTNNSTVSQE; the protein is encoded by the exons ATGCAGCACGTGTATGACGGCGGTCAGGTGGAGATCGTTCACTCCAACGTGGTGTTTGATATCTGCAGCCTGATGCTGTACGGGACGCAGGCCATCCCCGTGCGCCTGAAGATCCTCCTCGACCGCCTCTTCAGCGTCCTCAAGCAGGACGAGGTCATCAAAATCCTCAACGCACTCGACTGGACGCTACAGGACTATATACGGGGTTACGTCCTGcag gATGTGGCTGGCAAAGTGCTGGACCGCTGGGCCATCATGACCTTCGAGGAGGAAATTGCGACCCTGCAGCAGTTCCTCCGCTTTGGAGAGACGAAGTCCATCGTTGAGCTGATGGCACTGCAGGACAAAGAGGGGCAGGCGGTCATCGTGCCGACAGTTCGAGCAAACTCGGACATCCGTAGCTTCATAGAGAGCAGCATGCAGCGTCCATCAGTGCCACCCACGACCGAGCCTCTAAGCAGAAACAACGGCCACCACTTTGAGAGTTTAGTCCAGAACATGACCTTCATGCTGCCTTTGCAGTTGCTCAACTCTGTCCCTGCACCGCTGCTCAGGTCCAGAGCAGATTCTCGCCAGCAGGAGACGCCGGCACGACAGGAAATTTCAGATTCAAACCCAGACACCTCCTCTCACTTTGCCTCTGATGCAGAAAGAGAAGATTTACCCATGGAGAGATCAAGCACCAATATAGAGTCGGATGACTTCACACTGAGCGATACATATTCCTCACCCTCGACACCTTGCCCACCCTCGATCAGCTCGGATATTGCCCAAGCGTCGCCAGAGTCCAAAATCCGTTCAGGAATTGGGATGAAAAAGGGCCGTGTTTTCTGCAGTGCCTGTGAAAAGACCTTTTATGACAAAGGAACCCTGAAGATCCACTACAATGCTGTTCACCTCAAGATCAAGCACAAGTGCACTATTGAGGGATGCAACATGGTCTTCAGCTCTCTGAGAAGCCGCAACCGGCACAGTGCCAACCCGAACCCGCGCCTGCACATGCCCATGAACCGAAACAATCGGGACAGGGATGTGAGGGATGGACTCGGGGACGAGGCTGAGAAGCGGGACCTAAGCAGGTCCGTCTCCAACTACATAAGCAACTCCGAGCCCAAACTCCACAGCTCTTTTCCAAGCATCAGCCACAGTGGGATTGTTTTCCCGAACCTGAAGACCGTCCAGCCGGTGCTGCCATTCTACCGTAGCCTGGTGACGCCTGCTGAGCTCGCCAACACACCCGGCAACCTGCCCTCCCTGCCTCTACTGTCCTCTTCGTCTGTGCCTGTAAGCATAGGAGACATGGAGAGCAACACTGAGCCAGTGCCCAAGAAGAAATCCCGTAAATCCAGCATGCCCATAAAGATAGAGAAAGATGAGCTGGAGGAGCGCAGCAGCTCAAacgatgatgaagatgatgatgatcctCCTGCAAGTATGGAATCTGCGACAGACTGTGTAGTGAAGACAGAATGTGATGAGAATGGTGTTGTTCATCCTTCAATCCATCACTCTGTCCTCACCAATTTTTCTCATACAGAAGAGCCACAAACGGAGGACAAACACCAAGCCCAGGGGTGCAGTCTCACCCACTCCCCGTCTTCCTTCAGCAACATACAAAGAGACTTAATTGATTTTGGGGAACAAACCCGCAGTCATAACTTGGATCTCCGTCCTACGGCTGACGTGGCATTGAGCAGCACACCCTGCAAGTCAGAGGTCCGCGCAGACGCCGATGGTGACCTACAGATTGTGTGTGCAGATGATGAAGACGAGCTGCTGCATCACTGCGACAGTTgcaataaaacctttaaaaactcCTACAGCGCCAAAATGCATTACCGCAGCGTCCACTTGAAGGAGATGCACGTGTGCACCGTAGCAGGCTGCAACGCTGCATTCCCGTCCCGCAGGAGCAGAGACAG ACACAGTGCAAATCTGAATTTACACCACAAGCTGTTGACCAAAGATCACTACGTCTTCACTCCGTCCTGCAAAGACATCACCACTGATTCTCACCCTGAGTTCCCTTCTAAAGATCATCTGAGCCAGACGTCTGTCATCTTCAAGGGTACAAACTGCACGGGCCTCGTGTTTCCCATGAGTAAATCCTCTGAGATCGTCGAGGATCCAGTGGAGGACGAGGCCGTGTTGGACCTAAGCACCCGAGGAAGTGGTCACTCTTCTTCCTGGGACTCGGACGCAGGGAGTGAGGAGGAGCTCCCCCTGGAGGACAGCGACGAGAACGAGAGCTGTGACGGGCTAAACTCCAGTGCGGTGGGTCACGGGCAGCAGGTCAATAACTCTTCTTCACCTATCACCTGTCACGTCTGCCAGAAGGTTTACAGCAACAAGGGCACATTCCGGGCGCACTACAAAACCGTGCACCTTCGGCTTCTGCACAAGTGCAAGGTACCAGGGTGCGACACCACATTCTCGTCAGTCAGGAGCCGCAACCGGCACAGCCAGAACCCGAATCTACACCGGAATCTTCTGACAAACAACAGCACCGTCAGTCAGGAGTAA